One segment of Dromaius novaehollandiae isolate bDroNov1 chromosome Z, bDroNov1.hap1, whole genome shotgun sequence DNA contains the following:
- the LOC112982167 gene encoding S-phase kinase-associated protein 2 isoform X1: protein MHRKHLQEIPSSSSNVSTSFTWDWDSSKTSEFLSGMGVSILKKDKLGNENTPQDLLVSPCPPQKRQKVKEKEKDFVIVRRPRLPREAESGVSWDALPDELLLAIFAYLPLNDLLKVSLICKRWRRLSFDESLWQTLDLTGRNLLPGVIGQLLPAGVTVFRCPRSCIGNPLFKTSKPLRVQHMDLSNCTVSVTDLQSILCRCEKLQNLSLEGLVLSDDIIKSIAQNPSLMRLNLCGCSGFSAETLELMLSSCSELEELNLSWCDFTAAHVKAAVNHITSKVTQLNLSGYRQNLQISDVKTLVERCPFLVHLDLSDSVMLKPECFQYFHQLIFLQHLCLSRCYQISPAALVELGEIPSLKTLQVFGIVTDNSLQILKETLPDMKINCSHFTAIARPTVGSKKNHEIWGIKCRLTLRNSSSL from the exons ATGCACAG GAAACATCTCCAGGAAATCCCGTCCTCCAGCAGCAATGTGTCCACAAGCTTCACGTGGGACTGGGACTCCAGCAAGACCTCGGAGTTTCTCTCGGGCATGGGGGTCTCCATCCTTAAGAAGGACAAGCTGGGCAACGAAAACACCCCGCAGGATCTGCTGGTGTCGCCCTGTCCTCCTCAGAAACGGCAGAAggtgaaggagaaggagaaggactTTGTCATCGTGCGCAGGCCTCGGCTGCCTAGAGAGGCAGAGTCAG GTGTTTCTTGGGATGCACTGCCAGATGAATTGCTATTGGCAATCTTTGCATATTTGCCCCTAAATGATCTGCTAAAAGTTTCCCTGATTTGCAAGAGGTGGCGTCGCCTCTC GTTTGATGAATCTCTCTGGCAGACTCTAGATCTGACGGGTAGAAATCTGCTGCCGGGAGTGATTGGCCAGCTGTTGCCTGCGGGTGTTACTGTATTCCGTTGCCCAAGATCCTGTATTGGAAACCCGTTGTTTAAAACCAGCAA ACCTCTTAGGGTTCAACATATGGATTTGTCGAATTGCACGGTGTCTGTTACAGATCTGCAGAGTATCCTTTGTCGATGTGAGAAACTACAGAACCTCAGCTTGGAAGGGCTAGTGCTTTCTGATGACATCATCAA GAGCATTGCTCAGAATCCCAGTTTGATGCGACTAAATCTCTGTGGGTGCTCAGGGTTCTCTGCAGAAACGCTGGAGTTGATGCTGAGCAGCTGTTCTGA ATTGGAGGAGCTGAACTTGTCCTGGTGCGACTTCACAGCCGCCCATGTCAAAGCAGCAGTCAATCATATTACTTCAAAAGTAACCCAACTAAATTTAAGTGGATACAGACAGAATCTACAGATATCAG ATGTTAAGACACTGGTGGAAAGATGTCCTTTTCTTGTCCATTTAGATCTAAG TGACAGCGTGATGTTGAAGCCTGAGTGCTTCCAATATTTTCATCAACTCATCTTCCTGCAGCATCTGTGTCTTAGCCGATGTTACCAGATATCGCCTGCTGCCTTAGT AGAACTTGGTGAAATTCCTTCATTAAAGACTCTTCAGGTATTTGGAATAGTGACTGATAACTCCCTGCAGATTCTCAAGGAAACACTTCCTGACATGAAGATCAATTGCTCACATTTTACAGCTATCGCAAGGCCAACTGTTGGCAGTAAAAAGAACCATGAAATTTGGGGCATCAAATGCAGATTGACACTGAGAAATTCTAGCAGCTTATGA
- the LOC112982167 gene encoding S-phase kinase-associated protein 2 isoform X2 — protein MHRKHLQEIPSSSSNVSTSFTWDWDSSKTSEFLSGMGVSILKKDKLGNENTPQDLLVSPCPPQKRQKVKEKEKDFVIVRRPRLPREAESGVSWDALPDELLLAIFAYLPLNDLLKVSLICKRWRRLSFDESLWQTLDLTGRNLLPGVIGQLLPAGVTVFRCPRSCIGNPLFKTSKPLRVQHMDLSNCTVSVTDLQSILCRCEKLQNLSLEGLVLSDDIIKSIAQNPSLMRLNLCGCSGFSAETLELMLSSCSELEELNLSWCDFTAAHVKAAVNHITSKVTQLNLSGYRQNLQISDVKTLVERCPFLVHLDLSDSVMLKPECFQYFHQLIFLQHLCLSRCYQISPAALVLKSCKYYFEKTYWCEELGIKDRDKRTWLLERVPSRIWTGTKGG, from the exons ATGCACAG GAAACATCTCCAGGAAATCCCGTCCTCCAGCAGCAATGTGTCCACAAGCTTCACGTGGGACTGGGACTCCAGCAAGACCTCGGAGTTTCTCTCGGGCATGGGGGTCTCCATCCTTAAGAAGGACAAGCTGGGCAACGAAAACACCCCGCAGGATCTGCTGGTGTCGCCCTGTCCTCCTCAGAAACGGCAGAAggtgaaggagaaggagaaggactTTGTCATCGTGCGCAGGCCTCGGCTGCCTAGAGAGGCAGAGTCAG GTGTTTCTTGGGATGCACTGCCAGATGAATTGCTATTGGCAATCTTTGCATATTTGCCCCTAAATGATCTGCTAAAAGTTTCCCTGATTTGCAAGAGGTGGCGTCGCCTCTC GTTTGATGAATCTCTCTGGCAGACTCTAGATCTGACGGGTAGAAATCTGCTGCCGGGAGTGATTGGCCAGCTGTTGCCTGCGGGTGTTACTGTATTCCGTTGCCCAAGATCCTGTATTGGAAACCCGTTGTTTAAAACCAGCAA ACCTCTTAGGGTTCAACATATGGATTTGTCGAATTGCACGGTGTCTGTTACAGATCTGCAGAGTATCCTTTGTCGATGTGAGAAACTACAGAACCTCAGCTTGGAAGGGCTAGTGCTTTCTGATGACATCATCAA GAGCATTGCTCAGAATCCCAGTTTGATGCGACTAAATCTCTGTGGGTGCTCAGGGTTCTCTGCAGAAACGCTGGAGTTGATGCTGAGCAGCTGTTCTGA ATTGGAGGAGCTGAACTTGTCCTGGTGCGACTTCACAGCCGCCCATGTCAAAGCAGCAGTCAATCATATTACTTCAAAAGTAACCCAACTAAATTTAAGTGGATACAGACAGAATCTACAGATATCAG ATGTTAAGACACTGGTGGAAAGATGTCCTTTTCTTGTCCATTTAGATCTAAG TGACAGCGTGATGTTGAAGCCTGAGTGCTTCCAATATTTTCATCAACTCATCTTCCTGCAGCATCTGTGTCTTAGCCGATGTTACCAGATATCGCCTGCTGCCTTAGT GCTTAAAAGTTGCAAGTACTATTTTGAAAAAACTTACTGGTGTGAGGAATTGGGAATAAAGGACAGAGATAAAAGAACCTGGCTGCTAGAGCGTGTCCCTTCCAGAATCTGGACTGGAACCAAAGGTGGCTGA